The genomic segment AATCATTCCTGCCGGAGCTGCAATATTATGAGGTAACTTTAGCCATTTACAGGGTAAGTATGAGATAAAGAAAATAATAAAAGTCTGGATAGTGAGCGGCACTGCTATGAGAACAATGTGCAATGGATTATTAAGGAAAACTTCCCCTTGAAACGCAAACAACAATATTAGTGTTAGTAGCAGACCTAAAGTAGTCGCATTGTAAAACTTTGGTAAAAATTGTTTTTCAAAATACTCCAGCCCTTTTCGCTTAGTAACAAGAAGTCTCGTGAGAATACCTCCTGCAAGGGGAATCACAACGAACAGTATCACAGACAAAATTAATGTATCCCACGGAACCGATACATTACTAACGCCTAACAAGAATTTAACAATTGGTACAAATGCGACTAAAATAATAAGGTCGTTTGTCGCTACCTGTACTACTGTATAGGCAGGGTCACCTTTGGTTAATGCACTCCATACAAAGACCATTGCCGTACACGGTGCTGAACCAAGAAGTACCGCTCCTGCAAGGTACTGTTTTGCAAGATCAGGGGTAATAAAGTTTTTAAAAACTATATACAGGAAAAATGACGCTAAAACATACATTGTAAAAGGTTTAATAAGCCAATTTGCAATCCAGGTAACATATAATCCCTTGGGATTTTTACCAACGTTTTTAATGCTTTGAAAATCTACTTTCATCATTTGTATTTTATACAGTTACACAAATTTGATTTCTTGCACTTATTATAGTTTTTACAGTCTACTTGATAACACGGAATATTTGCGAGTCTTCTTTTCAGATAAGCAAATAACTCTTCATTGTCGATTGCAAAAGACTCACTTACTTTGTAATATGCCCATTGCGCTTTCTTGTAACTATCCAAAACACCTGCCTTTTTCAACACAGTTAAATGTCTGGAAGCATTAGACTGTGTTAATCCTAAGCACTCTTCAATTTCACAAACGCACATATCGCCCTTCAGCATCTGTGCGAATATACGCAATCTGGTTTCATCTGCAAGTGCTTTTAATATATCGACCACATACCCACCCCCCCCTAATACAACACTATATGAGCATATACGCATATACTATGCTAACCAAAAGCCATTTGCTACAATGGCTTTTAATTTATTTTTATTTCAATACAATTTCCGCAGCACAGCGGTACTGGCTTTTTACACACATCAATGTCAACATTTCTTACGGCAAGAATGAGCCCAACAATAACATCCGCAATTGCTATTTTTGCACCGAATACGTTCATAAGTAAGATAAGCGAACACAAATCAACAAGAGAGAGTAAAGCTGCCAAGCAGTTTGCAGTAACACCATCGAACCGCCCTAAAATCTTCTTTGTTCTTTCCGGTGGGTAATAGCTTTAAATATAAGAAATGATGAAAAACAAAACAGAGAGCATCACGAAAATCTTAACCGTTTCATACAAAGAAATTGAATGCTACCGCCAACACGTTGTGTAATATCTAGTTCTATTGTAGAAAGCAAGTTCCCAATCAGTGTGTTGAGCCATTTCATTCCTAAAACTTGATTTTGAAAGAACAGCCATATAGATTCTATTATTTGCATTGTAATATCATACTTTTTCTAGTCACATTTATAAATCTAATTGTGTCGATTTATTATTCTATTGATAAGCCATCTTCTTACAGATGGCTTATCGGCAGGAACAACTATTACGTTTACTTACAGGTGATACTGCTGTTATTTGTTGTAACAATTTCATTGCATTCTTACATCCATCTTCTGATAAAGAATAATGAGTCCACTTACCTTCTTTACGACTTTGAACTATGCCAGAGTCGCACAAAACTTTCATATGATAGGATAATGTTGGCTGACTGATATTAAGTTCTTCCTGTAGCATACAAGCACATTTTTCGCCTGTTTGCAGAAGTTCTAACACAATTAATCTATTCGGATCGCATAATGCTTTAAACACTTCTGCTGTCACATCATAACTTGTCTTCATAACCTCACTTATTTCATATTTATTTATATATATATTATGCATTAAATTGATATTTGTCAATGTGATAAAATTACATAGTTACTAGCCAAATAAATAGCTGTGTTAAAGCATGTAGAAATACGCTGTATTATTTTGTTATATTAGTTATAGATTTCTATTTGTGGTGATGGTATGATAATAATGTATGTTATAAGCTAGAACCTTTAAGCAATGATTTCGTAAGTCAATATTAGTACCATAATGCGAGATTCAGAAAATTAAATTTATAATTATAATGGAGAATTAAGATTTATGTCATTTCAAACACCGCTTACAATAAACGAAGTTATAACCGATATACATGCAAAAAAATATCTGCTCCCATCCATACAAAGAGAATTCGTGTGGAGTCAGGAACAGATTAAAACACTTTTTGACAGTTTAATGCGTGACTATCCTATAAATGCATTTCTTTTCTGGAAAATCCCGAAACATAAAGCATCGGAATTTAAATTTTATGAATTTTTGCGAGATTATCATCAAAAGGATAATACGCATAATCCAAAGGCTAATATCAGTGGTACTGACGATGTAATGGCTGTTCTGGACGGTCAGCAACGTTTGACTTCATTGTATATTGCTCTAAAAGGAACGTATGCAAGTAAATTATCTTATAAACGCTGGGACAATCCTCAGGCCTATCCGAAAAAAAGATTATATCTAAATCTGCTTTCAAAACCAGAAAGTGGAGATTGCGAATTTGATTTTGACTTTTTAACTGATACTGAATCCAACGAGAAAGACGACACACATCATTGGTTCCCTGTTGGAAATATTCTGGATTTAAAAGAACAAGATGAAGTAAATGACTATTTACTTGAGTCGGGTATTTTGTTAAATACTGATAAGGAAAAAGGGAAATTTGCAAATCGTGCACTGTTTAAATTACATAAAGTCATCCATGTAAATCCCATTATCAGCTATTACTTGGAGCAAAGTACCGAGCTTGACAAGGTATTGAACATATTTATTCGCGTTAACAGTGGAGGAACAACGCTTAGCTACTCAGATTTGTTGCTGTCGTTTGCAACAGCACAATGGGAAAATAGGGATGCTCGTGAAGAAATAAATGATTTTGTCGATGAGATAAACGAAATTGGGCATGGTTTCAACATAAATAAAGACATTGTTTTGAAAGCATGCTTGGTGTTATGTGACATTGAAGATATTAGTTTCAAAGTTGATAACTTCAATCGTACTAATATGCTGAAAATAGAAAGCCAGTGGGATAATATCACCAAAGCTATTCGTGATGCGCTTACTTTAATCAGCAGTTTTGGATTCAGTCGTGAAAACATTACGTCCAACAATCTTGTCATACCGATAGCGTATTATTTGAAAACCATTGGGCTTCCTAATAATTTTGATGTTTCTACATCTAAAATTGAGGACAGGCAAAAAATTAAACGATGGTTTGTATCTTCTCTGCTAAAGCGTGTATTTAGTTTTGCACCAGACGGAGTACTTAAGCCGGTTCGAGATATTATAAAACAGTACAGCTCCAGCGGATTTCCACTGGATAAAATTGTTGAACGTTTCAAGGGGACAAACAGGGCTTTGCAATTTAGCGAAGATGATATAAATAATTTGCTTTATTCAAAATATGGTCAAGGTGATACGTTGGTAATTTTATCAATTTTGTACCCTTGGGCAGATTTTAGACATAATTTTCATATTGATCATATGTTCCCCAAAAGCGAATTTGCCCCTAAAAAGTTGGCAGCCACAGGAGTGCCTGAAGACAAAATTACCGAATTTATAGAAAACTGCAATTATATAGGTAACCTCCAACTAAGTAAAACATTTTTTTATCATTATCGTCTAACTTTCGGTTACATAGAAAACACAAATGTCATCTAATGTTTCGTATTAAGCCTACTGATTAGAAATTTTATTTTGCCTAATCCATTTGAAAAACTTTCGTTGCCATTATGTGTATCTTTGAGTGGCACAGAAGTAGTAATTCCTACTGCGATGTTAAATTTTTTTACAGAACCGATTTTGCATTTAATTACTTTTACAGTAGTAGGTTTTTATTATAAAAAAGGAATAGATAATCCTGCAAAAGGAAGCTTTCTCTATCTATTGTTTTATTGTGTACATATAGGATTGTTGTTTGTGATGTCATACTTTCGATTTTTACAATTAATAGTTGTTGCAACAATAATCGCATATGTAGCACTACATATTGGAGTGAAAAAAATAATAAACAAAGCGTTATATTGTCGCTAAATTTTCAACAGATGGTCAAAGTCATGATGTCCAGATAAGCGATAAGTTTAAGGAGCATTGCTGAGTGCAGTAACCTTAGTTTTTATTTCTTTTTTGTGTCTTGTAATGTAGCGGAAAGGAATGGTTATAAATATGACAAATTATTTGCCATGCAATCTGAATGGTAGAAGTATTAATGTTAATGTGATACCGACAGTATGCAATCTTAAAAATATGTTAGTTAGTTTAAAAAAGTTAAATGGTGATGATGCCAAATTAAAGCAATGGGAAAAACGAAGCTATAAAGCATATTGTATTGAAGATATAAAAGACGAATTGTTACAGTCAAATAGTATTGATTGGAAATACATTCTTTGCGAACACATCCTATCTAAGAGAACTTCAGAATTAGGAGCAAACGCAATCGATATTTACTTAGTCGCATATGTTGTTAATAATTATGGACTGGGGAAAGATAAGTTCTTTCAATACATAAGAGATAGTAAAATATCTGATAAACCCGGCTCTGCACAAGCTATTTGGCAAGTTGGTAAGGGTGATGGAGTATTTCTAAATATCCTTAATGAAAATGGAAGTGTTAGAGATTGGGAGTTCTTTAAAAAATGGACTGGATATAAAGATAGCTGAATGATCATGTGCAGCGGGAACTTCGCTTAATGAGTGGATAGCAGAGTACATAAGATAATAAGAAATGTAATAGTACAGATTATTTATATTAACGGGAGATTTAATGCATGATTAAAATAGACTACAAGCTTAATGAAAACGATTATTTAATGTTTAATGAATATCATTTATTGAATTCATACACAGGAAAAAAATCTTTAACGACTTTTAGAATGATGTTACCAATTATATCTTTATTGGCAATATTAATTTTTTTTATTGCTAGTGCTGATCTTGAGTTAATACTAATTGAAGTAGCCTTACTATTCATATTATCAATTGTGTGGATAATATTTTCTAAAAATATGCTCATTATCAGCATGAAAAAGAATATTAAAAAACTAACTAAAGACGGAAAGCTCCCTTTTTCCGAAGAAGGGACACTTATATTTGATGATGATTTTATAAGCGATAAAAACTCCACTACTGAGAGTAAAACAAGATATACTAGCGTACAAAAATTCTGTATTACTGACAAGGCTGTTTATATTTATTTTTCAGCAGTTCAGGCATACATTGTTCCTTTTTCAGCTTTTTTAACAGAAACTGACAAACAGGATTTTATCAATTTTATCAATCAAAAATTTAAGATTACTAACTACATTAAATGAGCATCGTGACATGAATTGCGCATTATGTTTATTCAAGTAATTTAATTAAAAACTTGATTTTAAACTGTAAGAATATTATTGCTGTTGAAAAAATTTAAAATAACATCTGTGTTAGTTATGAATCTTTAAATGATGAGCGTGTCATTATAACTTATTCCAACAAAGGTTTAACTGAAAAAACCATTTATGATTCTAATCAAGACAAATTAGTACAAATAAAAGAAGGTAGAGGAAACATTACCCCAAACTTTCTTAGTAGTAGTATTCACGAAATTTTACCTGAGACAAATAAATTACTGCTTCTGCTAACGATATCGGTCCACCAAGATACACTGAAATAGAAAATCTAACTAGAGCATCTACGAAGACTAATTTTGTAGATCAAAGTAGACAATTTTAACTATATATAAAAGTGGTATTTCTCCAAAATAAATATTCTTCTGCACTAAAGAACAATGTTAGGATTTCTGTTAAGCAATCTTATGGATACATACAAGAAAATAAGAGCTGATTACAAAACATTATTGAAAACTATTTTCTAGGGGACTTACAGATAGCATATGTTCTTTTGTGAGGTAAAAAAATGGATAGAACAATACTGCATGTGGATTTAAACAATTTCTACCCCTCGGTGGAGTGCCTGCATCGTCTTGAAATGCGTGGGCAGCCTGTAGCGGTAGGCGAAGATGTTGAACAGCCTCACCGTATTATCTTAGCAAAAAATTATATTGCCAAAAGATATGATGTCAAGACTGATGATGTCATTTGGCAGGCAAAACAAAAATGCCCCAATCTTATTGTATTGCCGCCGCTTTCCGCTTCTTTGGTCATACGACCCGCCAAATCGTAGGTGTATGTCGTTGTTTTGCCGGTATGGTCTGTTTTGGTTCTCTGGTTACCATCCAAATTGTAGGAATAGCTGTATGAACTGAGTATAGCTGTCCCTTTTTTGTTTGTTAATCCGGTAACCAAATTCGCATCGTTATAGGTATAATCAGCAGCAGTTCCGTTGGCATTGGTTAAGGTTTTGCGGTTGCCGTTTGCATCGTAGGTGTAAGATGCAGTAGCTGCACCGTTCTCTTTTACCATGGTCAGACGGTTCAGCTAAGTTGCAAATTGTTTTGTTTTATTATTGGGGGCAAATATGTTTTAAATCTTAATGAGGAATTTACACATTTGTAATTATCTTAATACCATCTTTATAAAATAAATGATAGTCTAATAGCAGGTGTTAGTGATATGCTAACACCTTAATATCTTTTATGAGCAAGGTGATTGAAATGTACATAATTATAGTTGGTTGTGGTAGGATGGGGAGTAATTTAGCATATGAACTATCCGACCATGGACACGATGTTTGCATTATCGACCGTAGTATGGAGCGTTTAAAAATATTAGGCAGTGGCTTTAATGGCAAAATAATGAATGGAATTGAATTTGACAGCGACAATTTGAAATGTGTAGGTATAGAGCAAGCAGACGTTTTGCTTGCCGTAACTTCCGATGACAATATTAATATAACCGTTTCAATGGTTGCAAACAGGATTTATCATGTTCCACAAGTTATAGCAAGAGTGAACGACCCGAAGCGAAAACAATTATACGATAAACTGGGTATTCATACAATCAATCCTGTTCAGCTTGGAGCAAATTTAATTATAGATAAGCTCGATTCTGAAAACTGTACTGTGGTTGCTGAATTGGATAATAATTATCAGCTTCTTGAAATTGAAGTGAATCATGGGATTTCGCAAGTAAATGTCGAAAATCTACAACAAAAATATTCCTGCAATATTTCATATATAAAAAATAAAAATAAGTGCTTTATACCCGATAAAGACACGAAACTTGAAGATGGAGATATCATTATTTGCACCGTACATAAAAAAGATAAAGAAAAGCTTTTGAAGATATTTCATAAGGAGGTACTCGTATGGATGCCATTATTATAGGAGGAGGAAAAATCGGATATAACCTGCTTAAAACCGTAAAAGAGCGAAACCACAATGTTGTACTTATTGAAAAAGAGAATAATACATGTTTTAAACTTGCCGAAACGCTGGATGCAAATATTATTTGCGGAGACGGAACCGACCCTGAGGTACTGCTCGACGCAGGAATAAACAATGCTGAAATTGTGGCTGCGGTAACGGGAACAGATGAAGAAAATATGGTTATTTGCCAAATTGCAAAGGTTAGTTTTAATATTAAAAAGACGATTGCAAGGGTGAATAACCCCAAAAATATTTCAATGTTTAAAGCGCTTGGTGTAGATAGAATCGTTTGCAGTACAGCCTTAATTGCCGATATGATAAAATATGAGCTTGACAATGAAGAATATAAAGTAATACAAACTTTTGAGCGTGGCTCCATGATTCTTGTTGAAGTGGTTATTAGTCAAAATCATCCGTGGTGTAATTGCAAAATAAAAGATTTAGCATTGCAAGAGTGTGTGATAGTTTCTATTATCAATAATGAAAAAGCAACTTATCCCAAAGGCGATACACTTATATGTGAAAATGACGCAGTATTGTTTATTACAGACCATTTAAATTTGCAGAGTCTCATGGAAAAATCAAGTAATGGGGGAATGCGTTATGCGAAAAAGAGGGGATAGCACGTTAGGGCTTATTACAGAAATAATAGGAACATTTTTGTATCTTTTAATACTCTTTATTATTGCTGTATTATTTTAGGGGTGTCGTAATGGATTATAATGAAAAGGCAGCAAGCAATATCGAAATAATAAGCTATTACAGCGGAGTTATTATATTTGGCACTGCTTTATTAATGCTCATTCCAATTTTCTTTACAATTGTTTGTTTAGAATTTGCACCATTAATCGATTTTATAATTAGTTTTTGCATAACAATGCTTGTAGGCATATTATTAATGATTTTTGGCAGGCGGACTCAAATACAAAATGCAACAACTCTATGGAAACACGGCTATATTATAGCTGCATTTACTTGGATTGTTTTGATGATGCTTTGTGCAATTCCGTACAGGCTCAGCGGACATTTGCAATCGTTCCTCGACTCTTGCTTTGATGTAATGAGCGGGTTTACAACCACAGGCTTGCTGTTAACTCAGGATTTAGACCATTTATCCGTTGGTTTAAATATGTGGCGTCATCTGCTGACATTTATAGGCGGGCAGGGGATGATTGTTTTAGCACTTTCGTTTATATCCAATCAGGTAAGCGGCGCATACAGGTTATATGTAGGGGAAGCTAAGGATATTGAACTTGTACCCAATGTGGTAGGAACAGCAAAAATAATTTGGAAAATAAGCATGGTATACCTGGCTATAGGAACTTTTATGCTTTGGGTCACTGGTATTATAATTGGGTTAAACCCTATTACAGCATTATTCCATGGCTTTTATATGTTTGCATCTGCTTGGAGTACTGGCGGATTTTCTCCCATGACTCAAAATATGATGTATTATCATAGCTTTGCATATGAAATTATTTGCCTGATAATTTTGGTTCTTGGCTCGTTTAACTTTGGGCTTCATTATGCTGTTTGGCAGGGCAACAGAAAAGAATTTGTTAAAAATATTGAAACTCGCAGCTTTTTTATAACATCTTTGTTGTCATGCATACTCATTCTATTATGGCTGGCGAAATCAAACGTTTATCCTGATGCAGTTTCCGATTTTAGGAGAGTGGTATTCAATGTTCTATCTGCCCATACAACTACAGGTTTTACCAATATTTATGCAAGGCAATTCGCACTTGAATGGGGAGATATCGGGGTATTGATTATGGCGATAGCAATGCTGATTGGTGGTTCGGCGTGCTCAACCGCAGGCGGATTTAAAGGGCTGAGAGTGGCAATCGTGTTTAAATCCATCATTGCCGATATTAAAAAACTTCTTTCTTCTGAACGCAGCATAAAAGTTTACAAATATCACCATATTAAAGATTCTGTTTTAGAAGACGGCGGCGTGAAGTCTTCGGCAATCATTATACTTTGCTACATAGTGCTGTTTGCTGTGGGAACAATTATGGGAATTTTCTGTGGATATCCCTTGGGTAGTTCTGCGTTTGAAGCCGCATCTGTTACTGGTAATGTAGGCTTATCCATTGGCGTAACATCTGTATCAATGCCCAATATACTAAAAATATATTATATCATTGCAATGTATATGGGAAGATTGGAGTTTATTTCGGTATTTGCTTTAATAGGATTTATCATAAAAGGGGTTAAGAAACTATGCAGAAAATACTAAGAGTTTTCTTCGCCGTATTTGTGTTGCTTTTTATATTTCCCATTCAAGTGTTTGCACAAGTGAACATTACGAACATTAACAGCTTAATAGAAAATGCAAAACAACTGGATAACAGTGCTGTAACGGTAGAAGGCGAGGCTGTTGGTGAA from the Hydrogenoanaerobacterium saccharovorans genome contains:
- the arsB gene encoding ACR3 family arsenite efflux transporter; this translates as MMKVDFQSIKNVGKNPKGLYVTWIANWLIKPFTMYVLASFFLYIVFKNFITPDLAKQYLAGAVLLGSAPCTAMVFVWSALTKGDPAYTVVQVATNDLIILVAFVPIVKFLLGVSNVSVPWDTLILSVILFVVIPLAGGILTRLLVTKRKGLEYFEKQFLPKFYNATTLGLLLTLILLFAFQGEVFLNNPLHIVLIAVPLTIQTFIIFFISYLPCKWLKLPHNIAAPAGMIGASNFFELSVAVAIALFGTTSPAALATTVGVLTEVPIMLILVKIANNTKHWFPKETI
- a CDS encoding ArsR/SmtB family transcription factor gives rise to the protein MVDILKALADETRLRIFAQMLKGDMCVCEIEECLGLTQSNASRHLTVLKKAGVLDSYKKAQWAYYKVSESFAIDNEELFAYLKRRLANIPCYQVDCKNYNKCKKSNLCNCIKYK
- a CDS encoding ArsR/SmtB family transcription factor, whose translation is MKTSYDVTAEVFKALCDPNRLIVLELLQTGEKCACMLQEELNISQPTLSYHMKVLCDSGIVQSRKEGKWTHYSLSEDGCKNAMKLLQQITAVSPVSKRNSCSCR
- a CDS encoding DUF262 domain-containing protein encodes the protein MSFQTPLTINEVITDIHAKKYLLPSIQREFVWSQEQIKTLFDSLMRDYPINAFLFWKIPKHKASEFKFYEFLRDYHQKDNTHNPKANISGTDDVMAVLDGQQRLTSLYIALKGTYASKLSYKRWDNPQAYPKKRLYLNLLSKPESGDCEFDFDFLTDTESNEKDDTHHWFPVGNILDLKEQDEVNDYLLESGILLNTDKEKGKFANRALFKLHKVIHVNPIISYYLEQSTELDKVLNIFIRVNSGGTTLSYSDLLLSFATAQWENRDAREEINDFVDEINEIGHGFNINKDIVLKACLVLCDIEDISFKVDNFNRTNMLKIESQWDNITKAIRDALTLISSFGFSRENITSNNLVIPIAYYLKTIGLPNNFDVSTSKIEDRQKIKRWFVSSLLKRVFSFAPDGVLKPVRDIIKQYSSSGFPLDKIVERFKGTNRALQFSEDDINNLLYSKYGQGDTLVILSILYPWADFRHNFHIDHMFPKSEFAPKKLAATGVPEDKITEFIENCNYIGNLQLSKTFFYHYRLTFGYIENTNVI
- a CDS encoding YcxB family protein, producing MIKIDYKLNENDYLMFNEYHLLNSYTGKKSLTTFRMMLPIISLLAILIFFIASADLELILIEVALLFILSIVWIIFSKNMLIISMKKNIKKLTKDGKLPFSEEGTLIFDDDFISDKNSTTESKTRYTSVQKFCITDKAVYIYFSAVQAYIVPFSAFLTETDKQDFINFINQKFKITNYIK
- a CDS encoding RHS repeat domain-containing protein — its product is MVKENGAATASYTYDANGNRKTLTNANGTAADYTYNDANLVTGLTNKKGTAILSSYSYSYNLDGNQRTKTDHTGKTTTYTYDLAGRMTKEAESGGNTIRLGHFCFACQMTSSVLTSYLLAI
- a CDS encoding potassium channel family protein, translated to MYIIIVGCGRMGSNLAYELSDHGHDVCIIDRSMERLKILGSGFNGKIMNGIEFDSDNLKCVGIEQADVLLAVTSDDNINITVSMVANRIYHVPQVIARVNDPKRKQLYDKLGIHTINPVQLGANLIIDKLDSENCTVVAELDNNYQLLEIEVNHGISQVNVENLQQKYSCNISYIKNKNKCFIPDKDTKLEDGDIIICTVHKKDKEKLLKIFHKEVLVWMPLL
- a CDS encoding potassium channel family protein is translated as MDAIIIGGGKIGYNLLKTVKERNHNVVLIEKENNTCFKLAETLDANIICGDGTDPEVLLDAGINNAEIVAAVTGTDEENMVICQIAKVSFNIKKTIARVNNPKNISMFKALGVDRIVCSTALIADMIKYELDNEEYKVIQTFERGSMILVEVVISQNHPWCNCKIKDLALQECVIVSIINNEKATYPKGDTLICENDAVLFITDHLNLQSLMEKSSNGGMRYAKKRG
- a CDS encoding TrkH family potassium uptake protein — encoded protein: MDYNEKAASNIEIISYYSGVIIFGTALLMLIPIFFTIVCLEFAPLIDFIISFCITMLVGILLMIFGRRTQIQNATTLWKHGYIIAAFTWIVLMMLCAIPYRLSGHLQSFLDSCFDVMSGFTTTGLLLTQDLDHLSVGLNMWRHLLTFIGGQGMIVLALSFISNQVSGAYRLYVGEAKDIELVPNVVGTAKIIWKISMVYLAIGTFMLWVTGIIIGLNPITALFHGFYMFASAWSTGGFSPMTQNMMYYHSFAYEIICLIILVLGSFNFGLHYAVWQGNRKEFVKNIETRSFFITSLLSCILILLWLAKSNVYPDAVSDFRRVVFNVLSAHTTTGFTNIYARQFALEWGDIGVLIMAIAMLIGGSACSTAGGFKGLRVAIVFKSIIADIKKLLSSERSIKVYKYHHIKDSVLEDGGVKSSAIIILCYIVLFAVGTIMGIFCGYPLGSSAFEAASVTGNVGLSIGVTSVSMPNILKIYYIIAMYMGRLEFISVFALIGFIIKGVKKLCRKY